One genomic region from Falco rusticolus isolate bFalRus1 chromosome 19, bFalRus1.pri, whole genome shotgun sequence encodes:
- the FKBP11 gene encoding peptidyl-prolyl cis-trans isomerase FKBP11, whose translation MPSPATLLLLALLLPSPPARATESETETGARGLRLETLVPPPEGCTELSAPGDTVHIHYTGSLEDGRIIDTSLSRDPLQVELGKRQVIPGLEQSLLDMCVGEKRRAIIPPHLAYGKRGSPPTIPGDAVLRFEVELVGLYRASYWQKVLNEVLPLLCLGLVPALLGLIGYHLYRKASSPKLSKKKLKEEKRNKAKKK comes from the exons ATGCCGTCCCCcgccacgctgctgctgctggcgctgctgctgccgtcgccgcccgcccgcgccaCCGAGAGCGAAACCGAAACCGGTGCCCGGGGGCTGCGGTTGGAGACGCTC GTGCCCCCCCCCGAGGGCTGTACGGAGCTGTCGGCGCCGGGGGACACGGTGCACATCCACTACACG GGCAGTCTGGAGGATGGCCGCATCATCGACACCTCGCTGAGCCGGGACCCGCTCCAGGTGGAGCTGGGCAAGCGCCAAGTCATCCCCG gcctggagcagagcctgctggaCATGTGTGTGGG GGAGAAGCGGAGGGCCATCATCCCCCCTCACCTGGCCTACGGCAAACGGGGCTCCCCTCCCACCATCCCAG GCGACGCGGTGCTGCGGTTCGAGGTAGAGCTGGTCGGGTTATACCGGGCCAGTTACTGGCAGAAGGTGCTGAACGAGGTGCTGCcgctgctgtgcctggggctggtgccGGCGCTGCTGGGGCTCATTGGGTACCACCTCTACCGCAAGGCCAGCAGCCCCAAGCTCTccaagaaaaagctgaaggaggagaagaggaacaaagccaaaaaaaaataa
- the LOC119139935 gene encoding dynein regulatory complex subunit 2-like encodes MPGKRGPQGAAPIAAEDAILLLQSQALAEEEAAKKKGKMLTRFLKDKLAKEEHSSTLNLRKLNTQWRAVLREAKAKELHQDIEILSQTFTRVMDCKDSVIESLAKDLEEAEEQHAHALRGHLHNIDCLLELQRCRLMCLEEGYNAQLEALKMEFEAERRTILEQHEQENCHLRDVALAVEQNHAKNTHEALLNFQSARDDIKNKSLQEKQYSRVQLGGRLEVLWEQFQKAMQSYTEATKHQKIAFEALKQKDEKNSREIEMQAKKLQKLQDLVTATKSRIAAHLRESEEQNRRMREEKERVLGQLQELRRELSRARAKAHSSLARLAVQSGAALKVLVRVVRKAERILRLAEMCRRLETEEEKVLPFYSSSLAEGEQRDTRQILEETPAEPLAQAMRDYVGLERFWQRFNKVKLEEKALEREQVVLSQKNQHLRELLRQYLAGISASEEVLGEPNPFLAVERKSCIPRDLPHPEGGCAQGHQGAAPPDSPSGGDPGWDPIHGSASTS; translated from the exons ATGCCAGGGAAGCGCGGCCCGCAGGGGGCAGCCCCCATAGCGGCAGAGGATGCtatcctgctgctgcagagccaagcGCTGGCTGAGGAGGAGGCGGCCaagaagaaggggaagatgCTCACCCGATTCCTGAAG gacaAGCTGGCCAAGgaggagcacagcagcaccctGAACCTCCGCAAGCTCAACACACAGTGGCGGGCGGTGCTGCGGGAGGCCAAGGCCAAAGAGCTGCACCAGGACATTGAGATACTCAGCCAGACCTTCACACGGGTGATGGACTGCAAGGACAGCGTCATCGAG TCCCTGGCCAAAGacctggaggaggcagaggagcagcacgCCCATGCCCTGCGCGGCCACCTGCACAACATTGACTGCCTGCTGGAGCTCCAGCGCTGCCGCCTGATGTGCCTGGAGGAGGGGTACAATGCCCAGCTGGAGGCCCTGAAGATGGAGTTTGAGGCGGAGAG GAGGACCATCCTTGAGCAGCACGAGCAAGAAAACTGCCACCTGCGGGATGTGGCGCTGGCTGTGGAGCAGAATCACGCCAAGAACACCCACGAGGCCCTGCTGAATTTCCAGAGCGCCCGAGATGACATCAAAAACAAG AGCCTGCAGGAGAAGCAGTACAGCCGCGTGCAGCTGGGTGGGAGGTTGGAGGTGCTCTGGGAGCAGTTCCAGAAGGCCATGCAGAGCTACACGGAGGCCACCAAGCACCAGAAGATTGCTTTTGAGGCGCTGAAGCAGAAGGATGAGAAGAACTCCAGGGAGATAGAGATGCAGGCAAAGAAGCTGCAAAAGCTCCAG GACTTGGTCACAGCCACCAAAAGCCGGATCGCGGCTCATCTCCGGGAGAGTGAGGAGCAGAACCGGCGCATgcgggaggagaaggaaagggtcCTCGGGCAGCTCCAGGAGCTCCGGAGGGAGCTGAGCCGGGCCAGGGCTAAGGCACACAGTAGCCTGGCCAGGCTCGCCGTGCAGAGCGGCGCTGCCCTGAAGGTGCTGGTGCGGGTGGTGAGGAAG gctgagcgCATCCTTCGGCTGGCTGAGATGTGCCGCAGGCTGGAGACggaggaggagaaggtgctGCCGTTCTACTCGTCCTCGCTGGCGGAGGGGGAGCAGCGGGACACCCGGCAAATCCTGGAGGAGACGCCCGCAGAACCCCTGGCTCAG GCCATGCGGGACTACGTGGGGCTGGAGCGCTTCTGGCAGCGGTTCAACAAGGtgaagctggaggagaaggcGCTGGAACGGGAGCAGGTGGTGCTGAGCCAGAAGAACCAACATCTGCGGGAGCTGCTCCGGCAGTACCTGGCAGGGATCTCTGCCAGCGAGGAGGTGCTGGGTGAGCCCAACCCCTTCCTCGCCGTTGAGCGCAAGAGCTGCATCCCCAGGGACTTGCCCCATCCAGAGGGGGGCTGTGCACAAGGTCATCAGGGTGCTGCACCCCCCGACAGCCCCTCGGGAGGGGATCCCGGCTGGGACCCCATCCACGGCTCCGCCAGCACCAGCTGA